From the genome of Miscanthus floridulus cultivar M001 chromosome 10, ASM1932011v1, whole genome shotgun sequence, one region includes:
- the LOC136487044 gene encoding mevalonate kinase-like, whose amino-acid sequence MDAVAGTAGYRGPAVVCARAPGKIILAGEHVVVHGSAAVVAAIDLYTRSSLLLRPTGEGGGADSGAVELYLRDSGLTFSWPCSRLHGALGEEISANPEVPAPCSPDQLATIARLLEDQEIPEAKIWLSAGLSAFLFLYTSILGCRPGKAVVTSDLPMGAGLGSSAAFCVSMSGALLTAAGAVSVGAHRGAEGWEVLEKGDLELVNQWAFQGEKIIHGKPSGIDNSVSTFGKMIKFKKGELTNLESRNPVKMLITDTRVGRNTKALVAGVSERASRHPDAMASVFHTMASFPSWFYKINTIQLMCDFC is encoded by the exons ATGGATGCAGTCGCCGGCACGGCGGGGTATCGGGGACCAGCGGTAGTGTGCGCCCGCGCGCCCGGCAAGATCATCCTCGCGGGCGAGCACGTCGTCGTCCACGgctccgccgccgtcgtcgccgccatCGATCTCTACACCAGgtcctccctcctcctccgcccCACAG GAGAGGGTGGCGGCGCTGACTCCGGCGCGGTGGAGCTGTACCTCAGGGACTCGGGCCTCACCTTCTCGTGGCCGTGCTCACGCCTCCACGGGGCGCTAGGCGAGGAGATCAGCGCCAACCCTGAGGTTCCGGCGCCGTGCTCCCCTGACCAACTAGCCACCATTGCCAGGCTCTTGGAGGACCAGGAGATCCCTGAGGCCAAGATCTGGCTCTCTGCCGGTCTGTCCGCTTTCCTTTTCCTCTACACCTCCATTCTGGG ATGCAGGCCTGGCAAGGCAGTGGTGACCTCGGACCTGCCCATGGGTGCAGGGCTCGGCTCGTCGGCGGCATTCTGTGTGTCCATGTCAGGGGCTCTATTGACGGCTGCTGGCGCAGTCAGTGTTGGAGCACACAGGGGTGCTGAGGGGTGGGAGGTGTTGGAGAAGGGTGATCTTGAGCTGGTCAACCAATGGGCGTTCCAAGGGGAAAAGATCATTCATGGCAAGCCTTCTGGCATCGACAATTCGGTCAGCACTTTCG GGAAAATGATCAAATTCAAGAAGGGGGAACTGACAAACCTTGAGTCCAGGAACCCAGTCAAAATGCTTATTACTGACACAAGAGTTGGTAGGAACACAAAGGCCCTGGTTGCTGGTGTGTCTGAAAGAGCATCTAGGCATCCAGATGCTATGGCTTCTGTCTTCCATACAATGGCATCTTTTCCTTCATGGTTTTACAAAATAAACACCATACAACTTATGTGTGATTTCTGTTAA